In the genome of Neodiprion pinetum isolate iyNeoPine1 chromosome 2, iyNeoPine1.2, whole genome shotgun sequence, one region contains:
- the Eip78C gene encoding ecdysone-induced protein 78C isoform X1 produces the protein MDVFKIDQSLSAGLGSAPAPDTLTPEVSFDARSDFSLSFFDGPEDNSTHGFSDHGSVGSASASPPPGTPGNLAVNPTSTSLPIVQAPPGVVVKKEQLYAAADSNSSTPAKSFVPCKVCGDKASGYHYGVTSCEGCKGFFRRSIQKQIEYRCLRDGKCLVIRLNRNRCQYCRFKKCLAVGMSRDSVRYGRVPKRSRDRGQDDAVLTTTGVQPITGTGNSQPPPSTTDRVPPAAVEPDQSDADTKQLAVYDVILTVSQAHHAHCGFTEELTRGLVRKPMVMPPASPEDPEAASSTAETVESQRIWLWQQFAARVTPSVQRVVEFAKRVPGFCDLTQDDQLILIKVGFFEIWLTHVAKMVSDTTMTFDDGTYITRHQMELMYEPDFVSAVLQFAASLNAHQLTDTELGLFSGAVLLGERPGLNDVKAVQRLQDKLLEALRVQAARSHTTSEASVATSVAQRLPELRTLGSRHANLLDWFRRNWPKLRLPPLFAEIFDIPKCEEDLQ, from the exons ATGGACGTATTCAAAATCGACCAATCGCTGAGCGCGGGACTGGGTAGCGCACCAGCGCCGGACACCCTCACGCCGGAAGTGTCCTTTGACGCCAGAAGCGATTTCAGTCTTAGCTTCTTCGACGGCCCCGAGGATAACAGTACCCATGGCTTCAGCGATCACGGGTCCGTCGGTAGCGCCAGCGCCTCGCCGCCCCCAGGAACGCCGGGGAACTTGGCCGTAAATCCGACGAGTACGTCCCTCCCCATCGTCCAGGCCCCGCCGGGGGTCGTGGTTAAGAAag AACAACTTTACGCCGCGGCGGACTCCAACAGCTCGACTCCAGCGAAAAGTTTTGTACCCTGTAAAGTTTGCGGTGACAAGGCCAGCGGTTACCACTACGGAGTTACCAGCTGCGAAGGTTGCAAG GGCTTCTTCAGACGAAGTATACAGAAGCAGATCGAATACAGGTGTCTTCGGGACGGCAAATGTCTAGTGATAAGACTGAATCGTAATCGCTGCCAGTACTGCAGGTTCAAGAAGTGTCTCGCCGTAGGGATGTCCAGGGATT CGGTGAGATACGGACGCGTGCCGAAACGTTCGCGCGACAGAGGCCAGGACGACGCTGTCCTGACTACGACGGGGGTCCAGCCGATAACGGGTACCGGAAATTCGCAGCCACCGCCGTCGACGACCGACAGGGTGCCGCCGGCCGCCGTGGAACCGGATCAGTCCGACGCCGATACGAAACAGCTGGCAGTTTACGACGTGATCCTGACAGTTTCTCAGGCCCATCACGCCCATTGCGGGTTCACGGAGGAACTGACCAGAGGACTCGTTCGGAAGCCGATGGTCATGCCG CCGGCGAGTCCGGAAGATCCGGAGGCAGCTTCGTCGACAGCGGAAACGGTCGAGTCGCAGAGAATTTGGCTGTGGCAACAGTTCGCTGCCCGAGTAACGCCGTCAGTTCAGAGGGTCGTGGAGTTCGCCAAGAGGGTACCCGGCTTCTGCGATCTCACCCAGGACGACCAGCTGATATTGATCAAGGTCGGGTTCTTCGAAATCTGGCTCACCCACGTCGCTAAAATGGTATCCGACACGACGATGACCTTCGACGACGGCACCTACATCACGAGACACCAAATGGAACTCATGTACGAG CCGGATTTCGTCTCGGCGGTTCTGCAGTTCGCCGCCTCCCTAAACGCGCATCAATTAACCGACACGGAGCTGGGCCTGTTTTCGGGTGCTGTCCTCCTTGGGGAGAGGCCCGGGCTTAACGACGTTAAGGCCGTGCAGAGACTGCAGGACAAACTCCTCGAGGCCCTTCGCGTCCAGGCCGCGAGAAGTCACACCACCAGCGAGGCTAGCGTAGCCACTAGCGTTGCCCAACGTTTGCCCGAGCTAAGAACCCTGGGGAGCCGCCACGCCAACCTGTTGGACTGGTTCCGAAGGAACTGGCCGAAGCTGAGGCTACCGCCGCTCTTTGCCGAAATATTCGACATTCCGAAATGCGAGGAAGACCTCcagtga